A portion of the Candidatus Binataceae bacterium genome contains these proteins:
- a CDS encoding 4Fe-4S dicluster domain-containing protein produces MSTTITSECINCGACEPECPNTAIYGGGVEWELNGQVNPAIAQDIYYIVPSKCTECVGFHDHEACAAVCPVDCCVPDPNNPEIQGVLLARARTLHPDLTIPDDAPSRFLKEGGTQPSPPAAGAETNGAAPTAAAAPKPAPAPPAAPQAAPAAPVSSAIAAPIAMVNLPKDVGALPGPIGDKHFEGELNEDFETVLATVDTAPVKGAPGPVRVALRLLEPVLGAMPDSTKAMLEEAVGSPSGFSRARSTALNIILNLILYPAILTAAAAVLLGDSVFSIATRGWIFLGVVVAIVETVWRLREGILHAKPASEMIYRAAIYGLAIAPLGAVLTRGGAKGRKVERKVAFDGFQTNLHDEKLERDRRYGTVYTVKEYANAYLVRLEMPRKLPASSLKRLWNLPDEMPDYDYSIALGDNVLTIHASVRGEALRRLSYVSSAFPADFMTRIEFGKQVAAFKHRLRDKVIEIVVLKGETGELKNAA; encoded by the coding sequence ATGTCGACCACCATAACGAGCGAATGCATCAACTGCGGTGCTTGCGAGCCAGAATGCCCAAACACCGCGATATACGGCGGCGGAGTGGAATGGGAACTCAATGGCCAAGTAAACCCTGCTATCGCACAAGATATCTATTACATCGTTCCCTCCAAGTGCACCGAATGCGTCGGTTTTCACGATCACGAAGCATGCGCCGCGGTCTGCCCGGTCGACTGCTGCGTTCCTGACCCGAACAACCCCGAGATCCAAGGCGTGTTGCTGGCGCGCGCGCGGACCCTTCACCCCGACCTGACGATTCCCGACGACGCACCTTCGCGGTTTCTCAAGGAGGGCGGCACACAACCTTCCCCGCCGGCCGCAGGCGCCGAGACCAACGGCGCAGCTCCGACTGCCGCCGCAGCGCCCAAGCCTGCGCCGGCCCCACCAGCGGCACCCCAGGCGGCGCCCGCTGCGCCCGTGTCGAGCGCAATCGCCGCGCCGATCGCGATGGTAAACCTTCCCAAGGACGTCGGCGCATTGCCCGGACCGATTGGGGACAAACACTTCGAGGGCGAACTGAACGAAGACTTCGAGACTGTCCTGGCCACCGTGGACACGGCGCCAGTGAAGGGCGCCCCTGGCCCGGTCCGGGTTGCTCTTCGCCTGCTCGAACCGGTCCTCGGCGCGATGCCTGATTCGACCAAGGCGATGCTCGAAGAGGCGGTCGGCTCGCCGTCGGGCTTTTCGCGCGCACGTTCGACCGCGCTCAACATCATCCTGAACCTGATCCTATACCCGGCGATTCTGACCGCTGCGGCTGCGGTGCTCCTGGGCGATTCGGTATTCTCAATCGCGACGCGCGGATGGATTTTCCTGGGTGTGGTAGTAGCGATCGTGGAAACAGTATGGCGCCTGCGGGAAGGAATTCTGCACGCCAAGCCGGCAAGTGAAATGATCTACCGCGCTGCGATCTATGGCCTTGCCATTGCCCCGCTTGGAGCGGTCCTGACGCGCGGCGGCGCGAAGGGCCGCAAGGTTGAACGCAAGGTCGCGTTCGATGGCTTCCAGACCAATCTGCACGACGAGAAGCTGGAACGCGATCGCCGGTACGGCACCGTCTACACGGTCAAGGAATACGCCAATGCGTACCTCGTCCGCCTGGAGATGCCACGCAAGCTGCCCGCGTCGTCCCTCAAGCGCCTGTGGAACCTGCCCGACGAGATGCCGGACTACGACTACAGCATCGCGCTCGGCGACAACGTCCTTACCATCCACGCAAGCGTACGCGGCGAAGCGCTGCGGCGGCTCTCTTACGTCTCCTCGGCGTTTCCCGCCGACTTCATGACGCGGATCGAGTTTGGCAAACAAGTTGCGGCGTTTAAGCATCGCCTTCGTGATAAGGTGATAGAGATCGTGGTCCTCAAGGGTGAGACGGGCGAACTGAAAAACGCCGCCTGA